From one Humulus lupulus chromosome 8, drHumLupu1.1, whole genome shotgun sequence genomic stretch:
- the LOC133793579 gene encoding uncharacterized protein LOC133793579 gives MLGSLDCMHWKWKNCPTARGGKYAGRSGSPTIILKAVVDYDLWIWHAYFGLPGSNNDINVLETSHLFANLAEGIAPPANYVIKGKEYNMSYYLADGIHPKWSTLVQSIHDPRGPKKKLFAMKQEACRKDVERAFGVLQSRFAIIAGPAHERDINASIEERVEVPSPEVQMVEDDNARFQEFLTRHRKIKDKDAHIELRNALIEHLWDQYGNSQN, from the exons ATGTTGGGAAGTTTAGATTGTATGCATTGGAAATGGAAAAATTGCCCAACTGCTCGGGGAGGAAAATATGCCGGTCGTAGTGGGTCCCCAACTATTATTCTTAAAGCTGTAGTTGACTATGATCTTTGGATATGGCATGCATATTTTGGTTTACCGGGATCTAATAATGACATTAATGTACTGGAGACATCTCATCTTTTTGCTAATCTTGCAGAAGGTATTGCTCCACCTGCTAATTATGTTATTAAAGGAAAAGAGTATAATATGAGTTATTATTTAGCTGATGGTATACATCCAAAATGGTCTACTCTTGTTCAAAGTATTCATGATCCACGTGGTCCAAAAAAGAAATTATTTGCAATGAAACAAGAAGCATGTAGAAAAGATGTGGAACGTGCATTTGGAGTACTGCAGTCTAGATTTGCAATTATTGCTGGACCGGCAC ATGAACGTGATATTAATGCATCAATTGAAGAGCGAGTCGAAGTGCCAAGTCCAGAAGTTCAGATGGTAGAAGATGATAATGCTCGGTTTCAAGAATTTCTTACTAGACATAGAAAAATCAAGGATAAGGATGCTCACATTGAGCTTCGAAATGCATTAATTGAGCACTTGTGGGACCAATATGGTAACtcacaaaattaa
- the LOC133798773 gene encoding uncharacterized protein LOC133798773, which yields MDSKLHGLPPHKRFRLIHQQQKLRSDQLIMAAPLRLPAKKRKETRDPPHLLPNSSAGAGDSAYFLPAKKRVWALPPDLLLEKRVSSFDLNAEYNPAFEEEDLVVKHEENRDFKNVPLLREGEVVGGMGEAENGGGSKITEKKEGEIEGYCLEEDDGIVCAVCQSTDGDPSDPIVLCDGCDLMVHASCYGDPLVKGIPDGDWFCAQCSASKGSQNDVSFSCCLCPTKGGAMKPMSGGKWAHVVCALFVPEVFFHDPEGREGIDCSKVPKSRWEQRCYLCKQTNGCAITCSEPKCPLSFHVTCGLNEDLCLEYREETKKKGAIVAGFCKSHTDLWKKQQQTGKYKIVAREE from the exons ATGGATTCCAAACTCCATGGCTTGCCTCCTCACAAAAGATTCAGACTCATCCACCAACAACAAAAACTGAGAAGTGATCAATTGATTATGGCTGCTCCGTTGCGTCTTCCGGCCAAAAAGCGCAAGGAGACTCGTGACCCACCTCATCTTCTTCCCAATTCTTCTGCCGGTGCCGGAGACTCCGCTTATTTCTTGCCGGCTAAGAAAAGGGTGTGGGCACTTCCGCCTGATCTATTACTCGAGAAGCGGGTTTCGAGTTTCGACCTTAATGCCGAGTACAACCCAGCCTTCGAGGAGGAGGACCTCGTTGTCAAACATGAAGAAAATCGTGATTTTAAAAATGTCCCGTTGTTGAGGGAAGGCGAAGTCGTGGGAGGGATGGGGGAAGCCGAAAATGGAGGAGGCTCTAAGATTACAGAGAAGAAAGAAGGTGAAATCGAGGGCTATTGCCTGGAAGAAGACGATGGGATTGTTTGTGCTGTTTGCCAGAGCACAGATGGTGATCCATCCGATCCCATTGTTCTATGTGATGGCTGTGATCTAATGGTTCACGCTTCTTGCTATGGGGATCCTCTCGTGAAGGGTATTCCCGATGGAGATTGGTTCTGTGCTCAATGCTCGGCGTCGAAAGGATCtcaaaacgacgtgtcgttttcTTGCTGTTTGTGTCCGACAAAGGGAGGGGCTATGAAGCCGATGAGCGGCGGCAAGTGGGCGCACGTTGTTTGCGCTCTCTTTGTTCCTGAAGTTTTCTTTCATGATCCGGAAGGACGAGAGGGGATTGATTGTTCGAAGGTCCCAAAAAGCAGGTGGGAACAGAGATGTTACCTCTGCAAACAGACTAATGGGTGTGCTATCACCTGCTCTGAGCCCAAATGTCCTTTGAGTTTTCATGTGACCTGTGGATTGAATGAAGATCTTTGTTTAGAGTACAGAGAAGAGACGAAGAAGAAGGGTGCCATTGTTGCTGGGTTCTGCAAATCCCACACCGATTTGTGGAAAAAG CAACAACAAACGGGAAAGTACAAGATTGTAGCAAGGGAAGAATAG